A stretch of Arachis hypogaea cultivar Tifrunner chromosome 15, arahy.Tifrunner.gnm2.J5K5, whole genome shotgun sequence DNA encodes these proteins:
- the LOC112749263 gene encoding U-box domain-containing protein 5 encodes MGTDSGEEAESLPNPRSFKVHSKLCVELMKILARVLRIFPAIEEARPRSSSGIESLCLLNNAIDKAKLLLQHCSDCSKLYLALTGNAILQRCQKARKSLLQSLIQIQGMVPVILAAEVSGIIDDLECATFVLDSAEEEAGKVVKELLEQDTDTMDGSAVKALQFAAPRLNITSQKAILIEKRSIKKLRDKIGTNDQKKKAILKFLWYILDKHGNHIIGEEMEKVYSNNDEPMATENSSRHSQQRHQPESDPCLHYDQYRNQTDEFGRATPLEEYKCPISSRLMYDPVVIASGVTYERMWIQKWFDEGNDTCPKTKKKLVHMGMTPNIAMKDLISKWCRNNGVSISDPNRLVGGFHSWEASMTSIKSFGSYINNFNLPLDLSNMSLGSLDTSYNSDVLHSKTTRESNLRSIMTNDDSHKRQAQEQIREANLQLLSKLHDLQWDSQCQVIEDVKENLKSNYQAFSSVSPQNFTEPLIRFLNSAYDLHDVKALRAGTQLLLEFVNNCRNGLSNFSEDVFTLLANFLDSEVTGEALAVMEELSSYLHGKAKIAASNALTSILNILNSDNKEFQRQAIVILYNLSFNGEVCPLMLSLKCIPTLLPFFKDRSLLRYCIVILKNLCDTEEGRNSAVETKGFIASVAEILETGSNEEKEHALEVLISLCSQRMDYCRLVMSQYVISHLFYISKNGSDKGQATALELLRLLQDVEDVEDDDSLEPNLNNTSGDSNSQPQERRSSKGSKFLKKLPFLKTKR; translated from the exons ATGGGAACTGATAGTGGTGAAGAAGCGGAGTCATTACCAAATCCGCGCTCCTTCAAG GTGCATAGTAAACTGTGCGTGGAACTCATGAAAATACTAGCAAGAGTTTTGAGGATATTTCCGGCAATAGAGGAGGCTCGGCCTCGAAGCTCGTCAGGAATAGAGTCTCTGTGTTTGCTGAACAATGCAATCGATAAAGCCAAACTACTACTGCAGCATTGCTCTGATTGCAGCAAACTCTACCTG GCTCTGACAGGGAATGCAATACTTCAAAGATGCCAAAAGGCAAGAAAATCATTATTGCAAAGCTTGATCCAGATTCAGGGTATGGTTCCAGTTATTTTAGCTGCAGAG GTTTCTGGAATAATCGATGATCTTGAGTGTGCCACATTTGTCTTAGACTCTGCCGAAGAAGAGGCTGGAAAGGTTGTTAAGGAGTTGCTTGAGCAAGATACAGATACAATGGACGGTTCTGCAGTAAAAGCTCTTCAGTTTGCAGCACCAAGACTTAACATTACATCCCAAAAGGCCATCTTAATAGAGAAACGATCTATTAAGAAGTTGCGAGATAAAATTGGAACCAATGACCAGAAAAAGAAGGCCATTTTGAAATTTCTTTGGTATATACTGGACAAGCATGGAAATCACATCATTGGGGAAGAAATGGAGAAGGTCTATTCCAATAATGATGAACCAATGGCCACTGAGAACTCTAGTCGCCATTCTCAACAAAGGCATCAACCTGAGTCTGATCCATGCTTGCACTATGACCAATATAGAAATCAGACTGATGAGTTTGGTAGAGCTACACCCCTTGAGGAGTATAAGTGTCCAATATCGTCAAGATTGATGTATGATCCTGTTGTCATTGCATCTGGTGTTACATATGAAAGGATGTGGATACAAAAGTGGTTTGATGAGGGTAATGATACATGCccgaaaactaaaaagaaactaGTTCATATGGGAATGACTCCTAATATTGCTATGAAAGACTTAATATCAAAATGGTGCAGAAACAATGGAGTCTCCATTTCTGACCCAAACAGGCTAGTAGGAGGTTTTCACTCTTGGGAAGCTTCTATGACTTCCATCAAGAGTTTTGGAAGttacataaataattttaactTGCCACTGGATCTTAGTAACATGTCTCTTGGATCATTGGATACTAGTTACAATTCAGATGTCTTGCATTCTAAGACCACTCGTGAGTCAAATTTGAGGTCAATAATGACTAATGATGATTCTCACAAACGTCAAGCTCAAGAACAGATACGTGAAGCAAATTTGCAGCTCTTGTCCAAACTGCATGATCTCCAATGGGATTCTCAATGTCAGGTCATTGAAGATgtgaaagaaaatttgaaaagcaATTACCAAGCTTTTTCTTCTGTATCACCTCAGAATTTCACTGAACCACTCATCAGATTTCTGAACAGTGCTTATGATCTGCATGATGTAAAAGCTCTCAGAGCTGGAACTCAGCTGCTGTTGGAATTTGTCAACAACTGCAG AAATGGTCTGAGTAATTTCAGTGAAGATGTATTCACACTGTTGGCCAATTTTCTTGATTCAGAAGTGACAGGAGAAGCTCTTGCCGTAATGGAAGAACTCTCTAGTTATTTGCATGGAAAAGCTAAAATAGCAGCATCCAATGCACTCACTTCTATTCTAAATATACTTAATTCTGATAACAAAGAGTTCCAACGACAAGCCATTGTAATATTGTATAATTTATCCTTCAATGGTGAAGTTTGTCCCCTCATGCTATCTCTCAAGTGCATCCCAACGTTGCTTCCATTTTTCAAAGACAGGTCCCTTTTGAGATACTGTATAGTTATATTGAAAAATCTTTGTGACACTGAAGAGGGTAGGAATTCTGCTGTTGAAACCAAGGGTTTCATAGCTTCTGTTGCCGAAATACTCGAGACAGGAAGCAATGAGGAAAAAGAACATGCACTTGAAGTCCTAATTTCTCTATGTTCTCAACGCATGGACTATTGTAGATTGGTTATGAGTCAGTATGTTATCTCTCATCTTTTCTATATATCCAAGAATGGAAGCGACAAAGGACAGGCAACTGCATTGGAACTGCTCCGTCTTCTGCAAGATGTGGAAGATGTGGAAGATGATGATTCCCTTGAACCAAATCTCAACAACACCTCCGGAGATTCAAACAGCCAACCTCAAGAGAGGAGATCATCAAAGGGATCAAAATTTCTGAAGAAACTACCCTTCTTAAAAACCAAGAGATGA
- the LOC112749264 gene encoding tubby-like F-box protein 5 translates to MSFKSIVRELKEMRDGIGSLSRRSAESKHWHSRVKSHVVPDVTLNPLEPVQQGQWAHLPPELLLDIIHRVEESETSWPARTVVVSCASVCKSWRAVTKEIVNTPEQCGRLTFPISLKQPGPRESPIQCFIRRNRETSTYLLYFGLVPSENGTDKLLLAAKKIRRATGIDFVISLVANDFSRSSNTYVGKLRSNFLGTKFTICDNQSPHQAGTQPNGRSSKRFHTKQASPRVSAGNYTVGTIAYELNVLRTRGPRRMNCTMNSIPVSAIQEGGTAPTPTSLPQIIDEQFPLSPSLKGKAPIIDVSSTSLLEMPVQSQGLVEPLVLKNKAPRWHEQLQCWCLNFKGRVTVASVKNFQLVAAVDPSHNLSTAEQEKVILQFGKIGKDIFTMDYRYPLSAFQAFAICLSSFDTKPACE, encoded by the exons ATGTCGTTCAAAAGCATAGTACGCGAACTCAAGGAGATGAGAGATGGGATTGGTAGCTTATCGAGGCGGAGCGCAGAAAGCAAGCATTGGCACAGTAGAGTAAAGTCACATGTTGTTCCTGATGTCACTCTAAATCCACTTGAACCTGTTCAACAGGGGCAGTGGGCACATCTACCACCTGAGTTACTTCTGGACATAATTCATAGGGTTGAAGAGAGTGAGACATCTTGGCCTGCACGCACCGTTGTTGTGTCGTGTGCTTCAGTATGTAAATCATGGAGGGCTGTTACAAAAGAGATTGTCAATACTCCTGAGCAGTGCGGAAGGCTCACGTTTCCTATTTCATTGAAAcag CCCGGTCCTCGTGAGTCACCAATTCAGTGCTTTATCAGGAGAAACAGAGAAACTTCAACATATTTATTGTACTTCGGTCTTGTGCCAT CGGAGAATGGGACTGATAAGTTGTTATTAGCTGCTAAAAAGATAAGAAGGGCAACAGGCATAGACTTTGTCATATCTTTGGTTGCAAATGATTTTTCTCGGTCCAGCAACACATATGTTGGTAAACTAAG GTCTAATTTTTTGGGAACCAAGTTCACTATCTGCGACAACCAATCTCCCCATCAAGCTGGAACTCAGCCAAATGGTCGTTCTAGTAAGAGATTCCACACTAAGCAGGCGTCTCCGAGGGTTTCAGCAGGTAACTACACCGTTGGCACCATTGCCTATGAGCTTAATGTCCTACGCACGAGAGGGCCACGGAGGATGAACTGTACCATGAACTCCATACCTGTGTCAGCTATCCAAGAAGGAGGCACCGCCCCAACCCCGACATCTCTTCCTCAGATAATTGATGAGCAATTCCCTTTGTCGCCATCACTGAAAGGAAAAGCTCCAATAATAGACGTAAGCTCCACAAGCCTCTTGGAGATGCCAGTGCAAAGCCAAGGCTTGGTTGAGCCCCTAGTACTTAAAAACAAGGCCCCCAGATGGCATGAGCAGCTGCAATGCTGGTGCCTAAACTTTAAGGGTCGTGTTACGGTGGCGTCTGTTAAGAACTTCCAACTTGTTGCCGCTGTTGATCCATCTCATAATTTGTCCACCGCAGAGCAAGAAAAGGTAATTTTGCAGTTTGGAAAGATTGGGAAAGACATATTTACCATGGATTATCGATATCCACTCTCTGCCTTCCAAGCCTTTGCGATATGCTTGAGCAGCTTTGATACTAAACCAGCCTGTGAATGA